One Kineococcus aurantiacus genomic window carries:
- a CDS encoding ABC transporter substrate-binding protein translates to MKGVLGIAALATLAACGGNDEDQGGSGGGGGTGGTGGDVVVNGGEPQNKLIPTNTNEVNGGRLLDSLWAGLVYYKADGTPENDIAESISSTDAQTYTIKIKSGTKFSDGTPVAAKNFVDAWNYGALGTNTQLSSYFFQPIEGFDAVQSDPPTAQTLSGLAVVDDTTFTVKLVQPQSDFPLRLGYSAFYPLPDNAYDDIEAYGENPVGNGPYKLKAEGAWQHNVRIDFVPNENYDGPRKAQNDSLAFVFYETYDAAYAALQSGDLDVLDNIPPSALATFQDELGDRAVNQPSAVFQSFTIPQKLAHFEGEEGKLRRQAISYAIDRAAICKSVFSDTRTPAKDFTSPVIAGYSETVPGNEVLTADAAKAKQLWQQADAISPYTDTFTIGYNADGGHQEWVDAVTALLRQTLGIKAEGAPYPTFAALRTDVTDRTIKGAFRSGWQADYPGLFNFIGPLYATGADSNDGDYSNPEVDAKLSQAESTTDQDAANKILQEVQTILFADLPAIPLWYSNASGGYAESASNVEFGWNSVPLYYQVTKS, encoded by the coding sequence CTGAAGGGCGTCCTGGGCATCGCGGCCCTGGCGACCCTGGCGGCGTGCGGCGGCAACGACGAGGACCAGGGTGGCTCCGGCGGTGGCGGCGGGACCGGCGGGACCGGTGGCGACGTCGTCGTCAACGGCGGTGAGCCGCAGAACAAGCTCATCCCCACCAACACCAACGAGGTCAACGGCGGCCGCCTGCTCGACTCGCTGTGGGCCGGTCTCGTCTACTACAAGGCCGACGGCACCCCCGAGAACGACATCGCCGAGTCGATCTCCTCCACCGACGCGCAGACCTACACCATCAAGATCAAGTCCGGCACGAAGTTCTCCGACGGCACCCCCGTGGCCGCCAAGAACTTCGTCGACGCCTGGAACTACGGCGCGCTGGGCACCAACACGCAGCTCTCCAGCTACTTCTTCCAGCCCATCGAGGGCTTCGACGCGGTCCAGTCCGACCCGCCCACCGCGCAGACGCTGTCGGGGCTGGCCGTCGTCGACGACACGACCTTCACGGTCAAGCTGGTCCAGCCGCAGTCCGACTTCCCGCTGCGCCTGGGCTACTCGGCCTTCTACCCGCTGCCGGACAACGCCTACGACGACATCGAGGCCTACGGCGAGAACCCCGTCGGCAACGGGCCGTACAAGCTCAAGGCCGAGGGCGCCTGGCAGCACAACGTCCGCATCGACTTCGTGCCGAACGAGAACTACGACGGCCCGCGCAAGGCGCAGAACGATTCCCTCGCCTTCGTCTTCTACGAGACCTACGACGCGGCCTACGCGGCGCTGCAGTCCGGCGACCTCGACGTCCTCGACAACATCCCGCCGTCGGCGCTGGCGACCTTCCAGGACGAGCTCGGCGACCGGGCCGTCAACCAGCCCTCCGCCGTCTTCCAGTCCTTCACCATCCCGCAGAAGCTCGCGCACTTCGAGGGCGAGGAGGGCAAGCTGCGCCGCCAGGCGATCAGCTACGCCATCGACCGCGCCGCCATCTGCAAGAGCGTCTTCAGCGACACCCGCACCCCGGCCAAGGACTTCACGTCCCCCGTCATCGCGGGGTACTCCGAGACGGTCCCCGGCAACGAGGTCCTGACGGCCGACGCGGCCAAGGCCAAGCAGCTGTGGCAGCAGGCCGACGCCATCTCCCCGTACACCGACACCTTCACCATCGGCTACAACGCCGACGGTGGTCACCAGGAGTGGGTCGACGCGGTGACGGCGCTGCTGCGCCAGACCCTGGGCATCAAGGCCGAGGGCGCGCCTTACCCGACGTTCGCCGCGCTGCGCACCGACGTCACCGACCGCACCATCAAGGGCGCCTTCCGCAGCGGCTGGCAGGCCGACTACCCGGGTCTGTTCAACTTCATCGGGCCCCTGTACGCCACGGGCGCGGACTCCAACGACGGGGACTACTCCAACCCCGAGGTCGACGCCAAGCTCAGCCAGGCCGAGTCGACCACCGACCAGGACGCGGCGAACAAGATCCTGCAGGAGGTCCAGACCATCCTGTTCGCGGACCTGCCGGCGATCCCGCTGTGGTACTCCAACGCCAGCGGCGGGTACGCCGAGAGCGCCTCGAACGTCGAGTTCGGCTGGAACAGCGTCCCGCTGTACTACCAGGTCACCAAGTCCTGA
- a CDS encoding dipeptide ABC transporter ATP-binding protein, protein MSPLTPTVDRTKPLLQVRDLEVDFTSGGRAVHAVRKANFTVYPGQTVAIVGESGSGKSTSAMAVIGLLPGTGKVVGGQVLFDGQDIAHASTREYVNLRGKHIGLVPQDPMSNLNPVWNIGFQVKEAIEANGIARGAAAKRRAIEVLGEAGLGDAARRYKQYPHEFSGGMRQRALIGIGLASRPRLLIADEPTSALDVTVQRGILDHLDSLTSDLGTAVLLITHDLGLAAERAEHLVVMYKGQVVESGPALQILQAPQHPYTQRLVSAAPSLASRRMQSQHRAQIVEQAEAKAEAVHALVASETPVAVPDEATADVIEVRNLTKEFVIRGAGPRGEKLLAVDDVSFSVRRGTTLAVVGESGSGKSTVAQMVLNLLPATKGEVLFDGVDITTLDRRQQFAFRRRVQPIFQNPYGSLDPSWSIFSSIEEPLRVHRVGDAKSREARVRDLLDKVSLPQSSLRRYPNELSGGQRQRVAIARALALQPEVVVCDEAVSALDVLVQGQILHLLNDLQAELGLTYLFITHDLAVVREIADDVVVMQRGRLVEHASVDEVFTSPQQDYTRALLEAIPGGSIQLGA, encoded by the coding sequence ATGAGCCCGCTCACGCCGACCGTCGACCGGACCAAGCCGCTCCTGCAGGTGCGCGACCTCGAGGTCGACTTCACCTCCGGCGGCCGGGCCGTCCACGCCGTCCGCAAGGCGAACTTCACGGTCTACCCCGGTCAGACCGTCGCCATCGTGGGGGAGTCCGGGTCGGGCAAGTCCACCTCGGCGATGGCCGTCATCGGCCTGCTGCCGGGCACCGGCAAGGTCGTCGGCGGGCAGGTCCTGTTCGACGGCCAGGACATCGCCCACGCCTCCACGCGCGAGTACGTCAACCTGCGCGGCAAGCACATCGGCCTCGTCCCCCAGGACCCGATGTCGAACCTGAACCCCGTGTGGAACATCGGGTTCCAGGTCAAGGAGGCCATCGAGGCCAACGGCATCGCCCGCGGGGCGGCGGCCAAGCGGCGCGCCATCGAGGTCCTCGGGGAGGCCGGGCTCGGCGACGCCGCCCGCCGGTACAAGCAGTACCCGCACGAGTTCTCCGGCGGCATGCGCCAGCGCGCCCTCATCGGCATCGGGCTGGCCTCCCGCCCCCGGCTGCTCATCGCCGACGAGCCGACCTCGGCGCTGGACGTGACCGTCCAGCGGGGCATCCTGGACCACCTCGACTCCCTGACCTCCGACCTGGGCACCGCGGTCCTGCTCATCACCCACGACCTGGGGCTGGCCGCCGAGCGCGCCGAGCACCTCGTGGTCATGTACAAGGGGCAGGTCGTGGAGTCGGGACCGGCGCTGCAGATCCTCCAGGCGCCGCAGCACCCCTACACGCAGCGGCTCGTCTCGGCCGCCCCGTCCCTGGCCTCGCGGCGCATGCAGTCGCAGCACCGCGCCCAGATCGTCGAGCAGGCCGAGGCGAAGGCCGAGGCCGTCCACGCGCTCGTCGCGTCCGAGACCCCCGTCGCGGTCCCGGACGAGGCCACGGCCGACGTCATCGAGGTCCGGAACCTCACCAAGGAGTTCGTCATCCGCGGGGCCGGCCCGCGCGGGGAGAAGCTCCTGGCCGTCGACGACGTCAGCTTCTCGGTGCGCCGCGGCACGACCCTGGCCGTCGTCGGGGAGTCCGGGTCGGGCAAGTCCACCGTCGCGCAGATGGTGCTGAACCTGCTGCCGGCCACCAAGGGGGAGGTGCTGTTCGACGGGGTCGACATCACGACCCTGGACCGCAGGCAGCAGTTCGCCTTCCGGCGCCGCGTCCAGCCGATCTTCCAGAACCCCTACGGGTCGCTGGACCCCAGCTGGAGCATCTTCTCCTCGATCGAGGAGCCCCTGCGGGTGCACCGGGTCGGGGACGCCAAGAGCCGCGAGGCCCGCGTGCGGGACCTGCTCGACAAGGTGTCCCTGCCGCAGAGCTCGCTGCGGCGCTACCCCAACGAGCTGTCCGGCGGTCAGCGCCAGCGCGTCGCCATCGCCCGCGCCCTGGCCCTGCAGCCGGAGGTCGTCGTGTGCGACGAGGCCGTCTCGGCGCTCGACGTCCTGGTGCAGGGGCAGATCCTGCACCTGCTCAACGACCTGCAGGCCGAGCTGGGGCTGACGTACCTGTTCATCACGCACGACCTGGCCGTCGTCCGGGAGATCGCCGACGACGTCGTGGTCATGCAGCGGGGGCGCCTCGTCGAGCACGCCAGCGTCGACGAGGTCTTCACCAGCCCGCAGCAGGACTACACGCGGGCCCTGCTCGAGGCGATCCCCGGCGGCAGCATCCAGCTCGGCGCCTGA
- a CDS encoding ABC transporter permease, with protein MGWYIGRRLLQMVPVFFGATLLIYALVFALPGDPIRALFGDKPVSPTALTLLREQYHLDQPFFVQYLYFLKGVFTLDFGTSFSGQPVISQIARAFPVTIKLAVVALAIEAVFGIVFGFLAGLRRGGVFDSTVLFLSLVVIGIPVFVLGFVGQYFIGIKWGIARATVGGDPAWADLILPGAVLGALSFAYVLRLTRNSVAEGLSADHVRTATAKGLSRPRVMTVHVLRNSLIPVVTFLGTDLGALMGGAVVTEGIFNVPGVGNLLYQSVIRQEGPTVVSVVTILVLVYLVANLVVDLLYAVLDPRIRYV; from the coding sequence ATGGGTTGGTACATCGGGCGCCGTCTGCTGCAGATGGTGCCCGTCTTCTTCGGAGCGACGCTCCTCATCTACGCCCTGGTGTTCGCCCTCCCCGGCGACCCCATCCGGGCCCTGTTCGGCGACAAGCCCGTCAGTCCCACGGCGCTGACGCTGCTGCGCGAGCAGTACCACCTGGACCAGCCGTTCTTCGTCCAGTACCTGTACTTCCTCAAGGGCGTCTTCACCCTCGACTTCGGGACCTCCTTCTCAGGCCAGCCCGTCATCAGCCAGATCGCCCGGGCGTTCCCGGTCACGATCAAGCTGGCCGTCGTCGCCCTCGCCATCGAGGCGGTGTTCGGGATCGTCTTCGGCTTCCTCGCCGGCCTGCGCCGCGGTGGGGTCTTCGACTCCACCGTGCTGTTCCTGTCCCTCGTCGTCATCGGCATCCCCGTCTTCGTGCTCGGCTTCGTCGGGCAGTACTTCATCGGGATCAAGTGGGGGATCGCCCGGGCCACCGTGGGCGGTGACCCGGCCTGGGCCGACCTGATCCTGCCCGGGGCCGTGCTCGGGGCGTTGTCGTTCGCGTACGTGCTGCGCCTGACCCGCAACTCCGTGGCCGAGGGCCTGTCGGCCGACCACGTGCGCACCGCGACGGCCAAGGGGCTCTCCCGGCCGCGGGTCATGACCGTGCACGTCCTGCGCAACTCCCTCATCCCCGTCGTCACCTTCCTCGGGACCGACCTCGGCGCGCTCATGGGCGGGGCCGTCGTCACCGAGGGCATCTTCAACGTCCCCGGGGTGGGGAACCTGCTGTACCAGTCCGTCATCCGGCAGGAAGGCCCGACGGTCGTGTCGGTCGTGACGATCCTGGTGCTCGTGTACCTGGTCGCCAACCTCGTCGTCGACCTGCTCTACGCCGTCCTGGACCCGAGGATCCGTTATGTCTGA
- a CDS encoding DUF3105 domain-containing protein translates to MPENNDPRPARQDRAARVQAMKQAERARARRRRALVVAIPTVVVLAVAAGVTAVFLNRPEPPSLDAVRTFSYTSGAHSTEPQTYTENPPVGGTHDPVWLNCGVYDAPVRSENAVHSMEHGAVWITYRPDLPQEQVEQLEQDVAGETYTVLSPYEGLPSPVVLSAWNNQLAVEDADDPRVEAFLAKFVQGAQTPEPGALCSNGTGTPTG, encoded by the coding sequence GTGCCTGAGAACAACGACCCGCGCCCCGCGCGCCAGGACCGCGCCGCGCGGGTCCAGGCCATGAAGCAGGCCGAGAGGGCCCGCGCCCGGCGCCGGCGCGCGCTCGTCGTGGCGATCCCCACGGTCGTCGTGCTCGCCGTGGCCGCGGGCGTCACCGCGGTCTTCCTCAACCGCCCGGAGCCGCCGTCGCTGGACGCGGTCCGCACGTTCTCCTACACCAGCGGCGCGCACAGCACCGAGCCGCAGACGTACACCGAGAACCCGCCGGTCGGCGGCACGCACGACCCCGTGTGGCTCAACTGCGGTGTCTACGACGCGCCGGTGCGCAGCGAGAACGCCGTGCACAGCATGGAGCACGGGGCCGTGTGGATCACCTACCGGCCCGACCTCCCCCAGGAGCAGGTCGAGCAGCTGGAGCAGGACGTGGCGGGGGAGACCTACACCGTCCTCTCGCCCTACGAGGGGCTGCCCTCGCCCGTCGTCCTGTCGGCCTGGAACAACCAGCTGGCGGTCGAGGACGCCGACGACCCGCGGGTCGAGGCCTTCCTGGCGAAGTTCGTCCAGGGCGCCCAGACGCCCGAACCGGGCGCGCTGTGCTCCAACGGCACGGGGACGCCGACGGGCTGA
- a CDS encoding manganese catalase family protein gives MYLHVQKLIHEIAEDEPDPAAANALQEGLGGQFGEMRTMMQYLFQSMNFRGPQAKPYKDLLQGIGTEEISHVELIGTTIARLLDGSPRYQGKDTDPLDTPGAGGATPLQNALSDSNIHHYLVGAQGALPVDAAGNPWSGSYVYNSGNLVLDLLYNLMLESTGRLQKCRIYEMSANKTLRSTVSYLIVRDQAHENGYAKALETLGVDWRKLLPIPKTNAERFPEVKQMVDLGWQSKQYTFDLTGASEAAKIYRGASPSKDGTELDGTEQAPEGAPLTIAPERYEEFAPGLDPELIELIQATADLEMAEPVMTYGPLEQGA, from the coding sequence GTGTACCTGCACGTCCAGAAGCTCATCCACGAGATCGCCGAGGACGAGCCGGACCCCGCGGCCGCCAACGCCCTGCAGGAGGGGCTCGGCGGTCAGTTCGGCGAGATGCGCACGATGATGCAGTACCTGTTCCAGTCGATGAACTTCCGCGGCCCGCAGGCCAAGCCGTACAAGGACCTGCTGCAGGGCATCGGCACCGAGGAGATCAGCCACGTCGAGCTGATCGGCACCACCATCGCGCGCCTGCTGGACGGGTCCCCCCGCTACCAGGGCAAGGACACCGACCCGCTGGACACCCCCGGCGCCGGTGGGGCGACCCCGCTGCAGAACGCGTTGAGCGACAGCAACATCCACCACTACCTCGTGGGTGCGCAGGGGGCGCTGCCGGTCGACGCGGCGGGCAACCCGTGGAGCGGCAGCTACGTGTACAACTCCGGCAACCTCGTGCTGGACCTGCTGTACAACCTGATGCTGGAGTCCACCGGCCGGCTGCAGAAGTGCCGCATCTACGAGATGAGCGCGAACAAGACGCTGCGCTCGACGGTGTCCTACCTCATCGTGCGCGACCAGGCGCACGAGAACGGCTACGCCAAGGCCCTGGAGACCCTGGGGGTGGACTGGCGCAAGCTGCTGCCGATCCCCAAGACCAACGCCGAGCGCTTCCCCGAGGTCAAGCAGATGGTGGACCTGGGCTGGCAGTCCAAGCAGTACACCTTCGACCTGACCGGGGCCTCGGAGGCGGCGAAGATCTACCGGGGCGCGTCGCCGTCGAAGGACGGCACCGAGCTGGACGGGACCGAGCAGGCCCCCGAGGGGGCTCCGCTGACCATCGCGCCCGAGCGGTACGAGGAGTTCGCCCCCGGGCTGGACCCCGAGCTCATCGAGCTGATCCAGGCCACGGCGGACCTGGAGATGGCCGAGCCGGTCATGACGTACGGACCGCTGGAGCAGGGGGCCTGA
- a CDS encoding ABC transporter permease, translating to MSENTVGRSGGTAVRPGQEHFVAPLEETPLAAVDAVDESAPSGGLFTEAWRQLRKRPLFIVPSLIILALVVVSVFPSWFTSTDPRFVDLASSLAGPSDAHPLGVTKAGTDVYARLVYGARASVSVGILTTLLVVVIGGVVGALAGFFGGWLDAVLSRVGDIFFALPLILGAIVLLQMLDSRNVLTVALTLALFGWPQVARIMRGAVLQVRSAEYVTAAKSLGLSRMATLVKHVVPNALGPVIVVATISLGTFIAAEATLSFLSVGLPPNIVSWGGDISLARTTLRTDPSILLWPSLGLSLTVLSFLMLGDALRDALDPKGRTR from the coding sequence ATGTCTGAGAACACCGTGGGCAGGTCCGGCGGCACCGCCGTCCGTCCCGGCCAGGAGCACTTCGTCGCCCCGCTGGAGGAGACCCCGCTCGCCGCGGTCGACGCGGTCGACGAGTCCGCGCCCAGCGGGGGCCTGTTCACCGAGGCCTGGCGCCAGCTGCGCAAGCGGCCGCTGTTCATCGTCCCGAGCCTGATCATCCTCGCGCTCGTCGTCGTCTCGGTCTTCCCGTCGTGGTTCACCTCCACCGACCCCCGGTTCGTGGACCTGGCCTCCTCGCTGGCCGGTCCCTCCGACGCCCACCCCCTGGGGGTCACCAAGGCCGGGACCGACGTCTACGCCCGGCTCGTCTACGGGGCCCGCGCCTCGGTGAGCGTCGGGATCCTCACGACGCTGCTGGTCGTGGTCATCGGCGGGGTCGTCGGGGCCCTGGCCGGCTTCTTCGGGGGCTGGCTCGACGCGGTCCTGTCCCGCGTCGGGGACATCTTCTTCGCCCTGCCGCTCATCCTGGGCGCGATCGTCCTGCTGCAGATGCTCGACAGCCGCAACGTGCTGACCGTCGCGCTCACCCTGGCCCTGTTCGGCTGGCCGCAGGTGGCCCGCATCATGCGCGGGGCCGTGCTGCAGGTGCGCTCGGCCGAGTACGTGACCGCCGCGAAGTCCCTGGGCCTGTCGCGGATGGCGACCCTCGTCAAGCACGTCGTGCCGAACGCCCTGGGCCCGGTCATCGTCGTCGCCACGATCTCGCTGGGGACGTTCATCGCGGCCGAGGCGACGCTGTCGTTCCTGTCCGTCGGGCTCCCGCCGAACATCGTGTCCTGGGGCGGTGACATCTCGCTGGCCCGCACGACCCTGCGCACCGACCCGTCGATCCTGCTGTGGCCCTCGCTCGGGCTGTCCCTGACGGTCCTGTCGTTCCTCATGCTCGGCGACGCCCTGCGCGACGCCCTCGACCCGAAGGGCCGCACCCGATGA